The genomic interval AGTACGAAGGGTTTGCCGAGACGGCCACGAACTACATGCCCGAAACGATTGACTTGGAATCGCTACGTCATGCGGCACAGAGATGCAGAGCCTGTGATCTTTGTCATCATGCGACGCAAACAGTATTTGGGGACGGTCCTGCAAACGCACGCATTGTGTTGGTAGGCGAACAACCGGGAGATCGCGAAGACATCGAGGGTCATCCGTTTGTGGGACCGGCGGGTCAATTGCTCAACGACGCCCTTTCGCAGGCCGGAATCGACCGTAGCCAGATTTACATCACGAACATCGTCAAACACTTTAAATTCACGGAGCAGGAGACAACGCAAACGGACGTGAGAGGCAAAAGGCGGATTCACCAAAAGCCCAACTCGCGTGAAATCTATGCATGTCGGCCTTGGTTAGAAGCAGAACTGAGCGTGATCAAACCGGATAGTCTCGTTTGCTTGGGTTCGACCCCGGCCCAAGCGTTGTTCGGACGCGATTTCCGAATTTCCAAGGACCGCGGTACCTTCATCGCAACCGATTGGTGCGAGCGGACGATGGCCACTTGGCATCCCGCAGCGATTCTGCGAATGCCCGATGAGCACCGTCAGGCTCAAATGCGAGACCAACTTGTCGCCGACCTATCCTCCTTGTAATGGGATTCGTCAGAATTCCCCTCGCCACACACGCAATCGACCCAAGAGTTGCGGCCAGTCCCACGCTGATAGACGGATGAACGAACTGCTGCAAACAACCAAGCGTGGACTCTACTGCGCGGCAGGCGACTTCTATGTCGATCCACGCATGCCGGTCGATCGCGCCGTGGTCACGCACGCGCACACGGATCACGCTCGCTGGGGATGCCGTCGCTATCTGGCGGCCAAGCCCAGCGAACACTTGCTCAGGATGCGAATGAACGATGACGCCGAGTTCGAGTTTCTCGAGTATGGAAGTTCTGTCACCATCAACGGCGTTGGAGTAAGCTTTCATCCTGCCGGTCACATGCTCGGCTCGGCGCAAGTCCGATTGGAGTACCGCGGCCGCGTCGCAGTCATCAGTGGTGACTACAAACTCGGTGCGGACCCGACCTGCGAAAGCTGGCAGCCTGTCAAATGCGATCTGTTCGTCACGGAATCAACCTTCGGATTACCTGTCTATCGCTGGCAGCCCGATCAAGAAATCACAGACTCGATCAACGCGTGGTGGCGTGAGAGTCGCGATGCGGGGAAATGTTGCGTGCTGTATGGATACGCGGTGGGCAAGAGTCAACGCTTGCTCGCATGTCTCGATCCCAGTATCGGTCCGATCTACACCCACGGCGCGGTCGAAAAAGGCACTCAAGCCTATCGCGACACCGGTGTTTCAATGCCTCAAACCACCCATGTCGGCTCCATCGCCGGCAAACAGGACTGGAAAGGTGCAATGGTTGTCGCAGTACCAAGCGCACACGGGACTCCTTGGATGCGAAAGTTTGGCCGCGTCAGCACGGCGATGGCAAGTGGTTGGATGGCGGTGCGGGGCGCACGTCGCAGACGCAGCGTCGATCGTGGGTTTGTGATGAGCGACCATGTGGACTGGCCGTCGCTACTCGCTGCGATCCAGGAGTGCGACCCAGAAACGGTTTGGGTGACTCATGGATACTCAGCCGCCGTCGCGAGATACCTCATGGAAAACGGACGTGATGCCAAGGTGATCGATTCGAATCTTCGCACGGAAGAAGACACGTAGTCGGATTCGCCAGAATTTCTTTCTAATCTTCAGACTCTCTTCAACTCGCCGTTCGTTCTGCACCAAGAACGGCGCGTTCGAATCCCAGACTTCAATGCTTCGATTCACACAACTCTACGACGCAATCGACTCGACGACAAAGACCAATGAAAAGGTCGCCGCACTAGAACGCTACTTCGCTGCCTCACCGGCGGACGATGCGGCTTGGGCAACGTATTTCCTTTCAGGAAACAAGTTGCGACAGCTCGTCCCAACGAAACTCCTCAGGATCTGGGCAGCCGAAGAAGCTGGCATACCGGACTGGCTGCTCGACGAGTCGTACCACGCGGTCGGCGATCTGGCAGAAACACTGTCGTTGGTCGTTCCTCCCGGACACACAAACGACGACGCATCACTCACGCATTGGATCGAACAGCGTTTGATGCCGCTGCGCTCGCTGGATGAAGTCGCTCAACGCGCAGCCGTTACTTTGATCTGGAAACAAACGCCGGCACGTATGCGTTTGGTGGTGATGAAACTCATCACGGGTGCCTTCCGCGTCGGAGTCAGCAAACGATTGGTGACACGTGCGATCGCAGCACAGTCAGGCATCTCGGCGGACGTCGTTTCTCACCGATTGATGGGCAATTGGAAACCAACGCCTGATTTTTACCAACGACTAGTCGACCCCGATGTGCAAGACACCGTCGCCAGCCAACCGTATCCGTTTTGCTTGGCCCATCCCATCGATATTCAGCAAGGTCCTCAGACCCTGGGTAGCTGTCATGACTATTTCGCTGAGTGGAAATGGGACGGTATTCGTGGACAATTGATTCGCCGCAGCAAGCAAACTTTCATTTGGTCGCGTGGCGAAGAACTGATGGAAAATCGCTGGCCAGAGATCGAATCGGCGGCCGAAGCATTGTCTGATGGTACCGTTCTCGACGGAGAGATCTTGGCGGCGTTGCCGGATGGCGAAGTCTTGCCGTTCGCGCAACTGCAGCGCCGTATCAATCGAAAAACGGTCGGCAAGAAACTGCTTAGTGAAGTCCCCGTCGTATTTCACGCATTCGATTTGCTGGAGCACAACGGTGAAAACACTCGTGCGTTGCCACTGCTGGAGAGGCGAGCACGATTGGAGAGCCTCCTGTCAGCTATCGAACATCCTCACTTGAGGATCACGCAGTTGATCAAGGGTGATAGCTGGGACGACTGGGCGGCGATACGCGAGACCAGCCGTGAGATGAACACGGAAGGCCTGATGCTGAAACGCAAGGATTCCGTCTACGACGTCGGGCGAGTTCGCGGAACGTGGTGGAAATGGAAGGTCGCACCGTACTGCATCGACGCGGTTCTGATCTACGCACAAAAAGGACATGGTAAACGAGCGAGTTTGTATACCGATTACACGTTCGCCTTATGGGATGGCGACCTGCTGGTTCCGGTGGCCAAAGCTTACAGCGGACTGGATGACAAGGAGATCCAACAAGTCGATCGATTCATTCGCCAAAATACAAAAGAGTCCTTTGGTCCCGTCCGCAGCGTGACACCCCAATTGGTCATGGAGATTGCCTTTGAAGGGTTACAAAAATCAACGCGACACAAAAGCGGAATCGCGACGCGTTTTCCCCGTATCGCCCGCTGGAGACACGACAAAAAGCCCGCCGACGCCAACACGCTACAAGACCTCCTCGCGCTCCTCCCGTAATGCGAATCCCATTGCGAATGCCTACAGAAACCAAACCGCCGACGCCTGTTCAGATCGTGGATCGATACTTCGAATCCACCGGGCGTAAGCCATTTCGCTTTCAGCGTGATGCCTGGCGTGCTTATCAAAACGGTCACAGTGGTTTGGTTCATTCGGCAACCGGCACCGGCAAAACACTCGCCGTTTGGATCGGCCCACTGCTGAAATGGATTCGTGAAAACCCCGATCGTTCCCAATGGAACCCCAAACACCCGCCGCCGCTGAAGGTCTTGTGGGTGACACCTCTACGTGCTCTTGCTGGAGACACGGAGAACTCATTGCGTCAACCTTTGGACGCGTTGGAAATCCCATGGCGATTGGAATCGAGAACGGGCGACAGCAAGGCAAGCGTGAAAGCTCGCCAGTTGAAGCGGCTGCCGACGGCGATGATCACAACGCCGGAGAGTTTGTCCCTGATGTTGACTCACGAAAAACTACTGAGTCAACTGTCGGGGTTGGAGGCCGTGGTCGTCGATGAATGGCATGAACTGCTGGGAACCAAACGCGGCGTCCAGACCGAACTGGCACTCGCACGGCTGCGACGACTCAATCCTCTGCTACGCACCTGGGGAGTCTCTGCAACACTCGGCAATCTGGATCAAGCCCTGGAGTCTCTCGTCGGTCTCAATCCTCCCACTGAGAGTCAGATCGTCCGTGGCTACACAAAGAAGAAACTGAAACTGGAATCTGTGATTCCCAAACGTGTGGATCGGTTTCCTTGGTCAGGGCACATCGGCACCAAAATGGTTCCTCAAGTCGCTGAGCTGATCGAGAGTGTCAACAGCACATTGGTTTTTGCTAACACACGTTCGCAGACGGAAATCTGGTATCAACAAATCTTGCAGCAACGTCCAGAGTGGGCTGGTCAGATTGCCATCCACCATGGTTCGCTTGACACGTCTGTACGACGTTGGGTGGAAGACGGACTGCGCAATGGCTCGCTGCGTGCGGTCGTCTGCACCAGCAGCCTGGACCTCGGTGTGGATTTCACCGCGGTGGACTTGGTGGTCCAGATCGGCAGCCCCAAAGGCGCGGCGAGATTGCTGCAACGTGCGGGCCGCAGCGGCCATCAACCCGATGCCATCAGCCGGCTCGCGTTCGTGCCCACCAATGCCATCGAGTTGATCGAGCTGGCGGCGGCTCAGGATGCGATCAAAGCAGGACATTTGGAAGCACGTCCGATGCTGAATCAACCGCTCGATGTGCTTGCTCAACATGCAATCACCGTCGCCATCGGTGGTGGATTCGAGTCTCGCGAGCTGCTGGACGAGATTCGAACCACCGTGGCCTATCAAACGGTAACCGATCAAGAATGGCAATGGGTGTTGGATTTTGTTGTTCGTGGCGGCAATTCGTTGACTGCGTATCCTGACTTCCACTGCGTGAAGATCGTCGACGGTCGCTACCAACTGACGGACCGCCGTATGATCACCAATCACCGAATGAACATTGGAACGATCGTCTCCGACGCCGCCATGCAGGTCAAATTTCAAAAGGGAAAAACGCTCGGCACCGCCGAAGAAAGCTTCTTGTCGAAACTAAATGCTGGCGATCGCTTTCTTTTCGCAGGTCGGCTCGTCTCGATGCTCCGAATCCGAGACAATGTTGCATATGTAAAACTTGCCAAAGGAAAACCAGATACGGTTCCGCGGTGGATGGGCGGACGGATGCCGCTATCGACGGAATTGAGCGCCGCGCTGCGAGAAAAAATCTCTGAGGCCGCCGAAGGAAAGCTGATCGGTCGTGAGATGAAATCTCTGAGGGGACTGCTGGAGTTGCAACAACGCTGGAGTAGTATTCCCAAATCCGACGAGCTGTTGATTGAAAAAATCAAGACTCGAGACGGTTACCAGATCTTCGTTTTCCCGTTTGAAGGTCGCCTCGTTCACGAAGGCCTCGCTGCGTTATTGGCCTATCGAATTTCTCGCTTCAAAGCGACCTCGTTTTCGATGGCCTGCAACGATCACGGTTTTGTCCTCCAGTCTCCGCACGATATCGACATTGCGACTGCAATCAGCCGAGGCGTGTTGCGAACCAAGGACTTGATCGACGACATCTTGCAGTGCATGAATTCGACGGAAATGGCAAAGCGACAGTTTCGTCAAATTGCTCGCGTCGCTGGACTGATTCAGCCCGGCTACCCCGGACAACGAAAAACAGCCAGCCATCTGCAAGCCAGCAGCAATTTGTTCTTTGACGTTTTTACGCAATACGATCCAGAGAACCTTCTGTTGGTGCAAAGCCGGAGGGAGGTCTTGGATTTTCAACTGGAAGCGAACCGGATGCGATCCGCTCTGCAGCGAATTTCCGACAGCCGTATCGTGATTGAAATGCCTGAGAGAGTGACGCCACTGGCGTTTCCACTGTTGGTCGATAAGCTGAGAGAGCGAGTCAGCAGTGAGACGCTCGCTGATCGCATTGCACGAATGCAAGCGGAGCTCGAACAAGCCGCGTCGGCATGAGCCCCATCAAACTCAAATTCACTCCGTTGAATTGACTCTTGGCAATACATCGATTGTGCCCGACTCCATTGATATCCAACTCGCGGACAACACGTTCACGCTCTACGCAGATCGCGGGCTTTTCTGGCCTGCCCAGTCGATTCTGTTCGTTGCGGATACTCATTTCGGCAAAGAGGCCACGTTTCGTCGTGGTGGCATTCCGGTTCCCGTGGGCACGACCGATGCAACGCTAGCAACGATCGCTCGGATGCTGCATCGGACCAACGCGAATCGGCTCTGTGTTCTCGGAGACATGTTTCATGCAAAATCATCCATTGCTGCACACGTTTGCGAATCATTGCTGCGTTTTTTTGAGCAGTTCCACAACGTCGAGGTGATGCTCGTTCGTGGTAATCATGATCTTCGAGTGGGAGCGTTGCCAATCTCGTGGCCGATCACGGTCATTGACCCCGGAATCAGGATCCGGAACGTGGCCCTGGGACATCACCCCGCCGACCGCGAAGCTGAATTTCCCTCTGCCTGCGAGCTCTACCTTTGCGGGCACATCCATCCGGCGATCCAAGTCTCATCGCGAATAGATCGATTGGGAAAACGGCCATGCTTCTGGCACTCACGCGGTCAAGTCGTACTGCCTGCTATTGGCGATTTCACCGGCACCCACGTCATCAAACCATCCGCTGGCGATACAACATGGGTGGTCGCGGAAAACGAAATATTCCGACATCCCTGTCATCGACGATGACGATGCTGGCCGTCAGGCCACGAGTTTGACGCAATGAAATGGATGCTCGAGAGGGGGTACCATTATCGTCCCGAAGGGACCTGACATAACAGCCCAGGGCAGAGCGCAGCGTCGCCCTGGGTTACTGTGCATCGTTTCCCCACCGAGCCCCGAAGTGGGCGTTACCGCGTTTGGGAGTAGATGAGTGCTGTGTACGGTGGCAACTCGATACGCCCTCGACACGCTTGACCATCATGGGGTTCATCAATCGCATCGATGTCGCCACTCGCGTTTCCACCAAAATCAACACTGTAGATCTTTCGATCGCTGCTGAAGCGGCGGATCCATTTGCCAGCGGCGGGCAAACCAAAATCGTATTGCTCGTAGTGTTGGTTAGCGAAGTTAATGATGACGACGCAATCGTCTCCCGCACCTCCGTCACACCAACGTCGAAAGGCAACCACTTTGTCGTGGTGATTGAGGTGAAAGACATCGATGTGCCGCCCTATCATCCCCCTTGTATTGCCATCCCGATTGAGACGCAGTTGGATCAATTTTGAGGTGAGCTTGATGATCCCTGAATGCTCGTCTGCCTTTTCCCAATCAAGTTCATCGACATCTTGAAACCAACCGTCTTCTAGGAATTCCTGACCTTGAAAGAGCATCGGAATTCCTGGTGCAGTCATGGTCAATGCCAGTCCCAGCGTGGCTCGCTTTTGAGCGTACCAGTTGTCTGGAGCGGCCTCGTCGACTTCACTCGGCACGCGAGACTTCCCATTGGCAACTTCGTCGTGTGACTCCGTATAGATAACGCGTTGGAAGGGGTCTCCGTTGTAGCAGTGATAGAGAGCGTCTCGGATCTTGTTCATGTCACGGCCGGCATCATCCGACTGAATGATCACGTCACGAACCGGATGAACAAAGCTGGCATCCCATTGCGTGGCAAAACCTGCACCTCCCTCGATGTCAGACTTGGTGAGGTAGGCGTTGTTCTGCAAGTCCTCCGCGATCGTGATCGCGGACGGTTTGAAGTTGCTGATCTCACGATTGATCCACTGGGTCAATCCCCAGCCTTCTGGGATCTCATGCTCGCCGCTGGCGTCGATGCTGCGAATGTAGAGCGTCATGTCATAACGCAAACCATCGACGTGATAGTCCTGCAGCCACATCATTGCGTTGTCGCGAAGATAGGACCGTACTTCACCCCGGCCATAGTCCGGTCGTGTTTCGCCCCACGGGGTTGTACTACGGTAATCGTTGTAGAAGTAAATGCCGCCCTTGCCATTTTCGCTCCACCCGTCGAACTGCCAGATATCGAGATCGGACGGTCCGAAGTGGTTGTAAACAACATCAAGGATGACCGCAAATCCCGCCGCATGTGCGTCTTTGACAAATTGCTTGAACGCGGCGGGACCACCGTACGCACTTTCGACGGCGTAGATGTGCGCCGGGTTGTATCCCCACGAATAATCGCCCGCGAACTCCGCGACCGGCATGATTTGAATGGCATTGATTCCTAGCTTTTTCAGATGATCGAAACGCTGAGAAAAAGTCGCAAATCCACCCGGCTGATCCTCTTCCGAGCGATTGAACGTCCCCAGGTGCGCTTCGTAAATGACCAGTTCGTTCCAGTGCGGCATCTGAAAGTCATCACCATCCCAATCAAATTCAGGATCATGGACCAGGCCGACACCGACGGAGTTGGTGACTGCGCGAACCCGAGGATCGATTCGATCAAAGGTGTTCTCGCCATTGCGGATTCGATACTTGTACTCAGCACCCATTTCGGCATTCTCGACCCATGCGAACCAGTGGCCGTTGTCCTCCCGCTCCATCGGATTCACGTCCCCGTCCCAATCATTAAACGATCCGACGACGCTCACTGCGTCGGCATTGGGAGCCCAAACACGAAAGGCAATTCCCTGATCGAGATGAATCGGCCCGACGCCTGCGGGCCGCGTCTGGATTCCAAGTTGGTCGAGAGCATTCATGTTTTGATTCTGCGGCGGTTGTGAAAGAAAGGATCCCTCAAAGAGATGTCGCCCTTTCAGCATTTGTCGTACCCAATTCAACGAATTTTTATCGCTTGCTTTGAATTTGGAAGGAAGGTCTCGCGATTCGACGAGCGTGAGCGAAAATTAACCGCATTGACCGATTGCCGAGCGGTTTTCCAGTGATTGCTCGGATCCGATTCAAGTTTTCGAGGATGGCACTGCGTTTGCGAAGGGGAATGGTTCACACGCCCCTCTGACAGGAATCGTCTCTTGACCAAAACGTCCTCCTATCGCATTCCGGTCGATTTGACCCGAGCGATTTGCATCACCGCCATTCTCGTCGCCTTGAGTGCAGCTTTCGTGCTCGCTCGAGAGATCGTCTTGATCCTCTTCCTTGGCGTTCTGTTTGGAGTCTTTCTCACGAAACTTTCTGGCTGGGTCAGCGGCAAAGCTCCCTTGGGCTACAAAGGATCTCTTGCAAGTGTGGTGATTGCCCTGCTGGTCATGTTTGCGGGCGCCAACGCCTTCTTTTTCGTTCAGATCAATCACCAAGTCGAAAAGGCGAGCGAAAAGATCGATGAGGGGATGATGGAGCTGAGAAGCCTTGTCAAGGAATATCCGGTACTCGATTCGACAGTTGCTTCCACGCCCTTTCTGTCCGAAGCCATGGGAATGAATCAGGAGAAGAACTCGTCTCAGCAAACGTCAGCTAAGGAAAGCGATTCGAAAAGCGATGACGGGAAAAATGATGATGGGAAAAGCGAGAGCACTGACAAAGCGGGCTTGCAGCTTGACAGCGTACCTGAACCGGTTTCGAAGGCCGCCGGAGCCATCGGGCAAATGTTCAAGACGACGTTTGGGTTGGTCGTCAACAGTGTGCTGATCTTCTTTGTCGGTCTTTTCCTCGCGATCTCACCGAGCACCTACCGCGATGGCTTGGTTTGTCTGGTTCCTAAGCCACGACGCCCGCGGATCACCGAGGTCCTCGATCGTACTGGGGTCACTCTTTGGCGATGGCTTATTGGGCGCTTCGGATCAATGCTGGCCACGGGAGGTGGTGCCTTTCTGCTGCTACTGGCCCTCGGGGTACCAATGGCCGGTACGCTCGGGATCATTACCGCTCTGCTGACTTTCATTCCGAACATTGGCGCGGCAGTCGCGTTGTTCCTGGCCGTTTTGTTCGCGCTGCCCCAGGGGACCGGCGTGGTTACCGCCGTGATCGGTGGCTACATGGTCTTGCAACTTTTTGAGAGTTACGTCGTCACGCCATTGATCCAGCAAAAAGCTGTATCGCTGCCACCAGCCCTGCTGATCTCGTTCCAAGCGGTCATGGGCGTGCTTTTTGGGTTTACTGGAGCCGCCGTTGCGTCGCCGCTATTGGCCGGAGGAAAAACGATCGTCGAGATGTTGTACGTCGAAGACTACTTGGAATCGGATTGAGGAATCCCAGTCTTATTCATTCTCTCTTCATACGGCACTCCATGGCACCTGCCGTCGGCCAAAGGGCTGGCAGGTTTTCGACCGCGGTGATCGATCACAAGGCAGTGGCTGAGTTCCATGCGTTGACCGAGCATCACTCGATGTGAACGAGAATTCTTTGGCGCAAGATGTGCTCGCAGTAGCGGTTGTCCCCTCCACGCCGGCCCAAGACTCAAGTGCAACTTATCGATGAAGTGTTTGATTCCCGTCCTTGCGATCGTGGCGCTGGTCGGTTGCACGCCAGAGCGCTCGCCAGATACTGATACGCCCCCACCGCCTCCGGGCGTCCTCGTGGAACCGGCAACGGCCCGCGACATCATCGACTTTCGAGAATTCACGGGCCGAACAGCGGCGGTCGATTCAGTGGAACTACGTGCACGCGTGAGCGGATATCTGCGGCAAACGCCCCGAACAAAAGGCAATGTCGAGTCGGAGCTACAGGTCAAAGTCGACGAGGGGATGCTGGTCAAGGAGAACGACCTGCTCTTTGTCATCGATCGCAAGCCCTATCAGCTCGCATTGCAGCAATCACAGGGGGCATTGGATGCGGCGAAAGCCAAGCTGAAACAGGCCAACAAAGATCTGTCTCGAAGCGAGCAGCTCTTGGATCGCAATGCCACCAGTCGGGCGGAGTACGATCAGTCCATCGCTGCGGTCGCCGATCTGCAAGGTCAGATCGAAACGCTCAAAGCGACTGTAGCCCGCAACGAGTTGGATCTCGACTACACGCAAGTTCGCTCACCCATCGACGGCTTGCTGGGTCGGACGCTGGTGACGGTTGGCAATTTGGTTTCCGCAGATTCAACGATCCTGTCGACCGTGGTCTCGATCAACCCCATCTATGTCGATTTCGATGTGGATGAACAGTCTGTTCTCGACTACCGCACCAGAATGCTCGATGGAAAAGTTGACAACGCTCGTAAGACAAAGATCAAGGCTTGGCTGGGCTTGGGAAACGAATCTGGTTTTCCTCATGAAGGCGTGATCGATTTTGTCAACAATGTTACCGACCCGAATACGGGAAACACGCGAGTTCGTGCGACCTTTGAGAATGAGACCGGGATTCTGTCACCCGGTTTGTTTGCTCGTGTCAGGGTTCCATTCACTGCAAAGTACAAAGCGACTCTTGTGCCGTCCAATTCCATCGCAATGGACCAACAGGGACGTCACGTGATGGTCGTCCGTGACGACAACGAAGTTTCACGACGGTCTGTGACGCTGGGGCCCATCCGAGACGACATGACGGTCGTTCGCGATGGCATTCAAGCCGGTGAGCGAGTCGTCATATCGGGTCTGCAAAAGATTCGTCCTGGAATAAAAGTGCGAGTGGAAAATGAGCCGTCCGGATCGACCAAGAACTCAGACTCAAGTGAAGACGTCGGTGACGGAGCATGATTTCAAACTTCTTTATCAATCGTCCCGTTGCGGCGAATGTAATCGCCGTGATGACCGTGATTCTAGGGCTCGTCGGGCTATGGAATCTGCCAGTGGAGCGGTACCCCAACATCACGCCGCCGACCATTCAGGTGACAGCTACCTATCCGGGCGCCAGTGCCCAGGTGATGTCCGACACCGTCGCGGCGCCTTTGGAGCAGCAAATCAATGGCGTCGAGAACATGCTCTACATGACTTCCACGTCGTCTTCCAATGGCAGCTACTCTTTGACAGTGACGTTCGAGGTCGGCACCGATCTGGAGGAATCCCAGGTATTGGTGCAAAACCGAGTCGCGTTGGCAGAACCTTTCCTGCCGACGGATGTTCGCCAACAAGGCATTTCGGTCAAGAAGCAATCTTCCAACATCCTGTTGGTCGTCTCTCTGACCTCGCCGGACCAAACGTTCGACAGTTTGTACCTTTCGAACTATGCCACCCTGCGTTTGAAGGACGAACTCAGTCGAGTCGATGGCGTGGGCGACGTCACGGTCAGTGGTGCCGGCGCCTACAGCATGCGAGTCTGGGCAGACCCGACGAAGATGGACGCTCGGGGATTAACGTTTCAAGATTTGCTGAATCAACTGCGACAACAGAACGTCCAGGTCGCTGCAGGGCAGATTGCCCAACCACCGCTGGACAATTCTCAGGCCTTTCAGCTCACGATGACAGCACTCGGCCGACTGTCTGAGGTGGAGCAGTTCGAAGAGATCATTGTCAAGGTCGGCGAGGACGGCAGCCTGACGCATTTGCGAGATGTCGCACGCATCGAATTGGGTGCACAGACGTACGATACATTCGCACAGAAAGGCGGGATATCGACTGCGAATCTGCTGATTTACCAATTACCCGGTGCCAACGCGTTGGAGGTAGCACAAGGTGTTCAAGCCAAGGTCGCGACATTGTCCCAGAAGTTTCCCGATGGACTCCAGTACGACGTCCCGTTCGACACAACCATCTTTGTTTCGTCTGCCATCAGCGAAGTCTACAAGACCCTCTTCGAGGCCGGCGTGCTGGTATTGATTGTGATCTTGGTCTTTCTGCAGGATTGGCGTGCCGTATTGATTCCTGCAACGACTGTCCCTGTCACCATCATCGGGGCGTTCGCCGTCATGCCCTTACTTGGTTTTTCGGTCAATCTACTCACACTCTTTGGTCTGGTGTTGGCAATCGGGATCGTCGTCGACGACGCGATTGTGATCGTCGAGAATGCGTCTCATCATATTGAGCGTGGGGAAGCGCCCAAGCAAGCCACCATCCGCGCGATGAGTGAGGTGACCGGTCCCGTGATTGGCATCACCGCGGTGTTGATGGCCGTGTTCATTCCGACGACATTTCTGGGCGGGATCACCGGACAGCTCTATCGTCAGTTCGCGTTGACCATCGCAGCGACCGCGTTGCTCAGCGCGATCAACGCGCTGACACTGAAGCCCGCTCAGTGCGCTCTTTGGCTGCGACCAGTGCGGGAAAACGAAAAAAAGTTTATTTTGTCACGTTGGTTCAACAAGGTCTTTGGCTGGATCGAGTCCGCCTATGTCCTTTGCGTCGCCGGTTTGCTTCGTGCATGGCCCGCGGTTCTAATCCTATTTGTGTTGACGATCGGAGCTACGGCTTGGTGGTACCGACAGGTGCCCACCGGATTCTTGCCGATGGAAGATCAAGGCTATCTGATCACCGCGATTCAATTGCCCGACGCAGCTTCACAAGACCGTACGCGTGATGTTATCGAGCAAATGAATGACATCCTGGCAGAGCAACCAGGTGTGAAGACATGGTTCACACTCGGCGGGTTGTCATTACTGGAAGGCAGCCAGTCGTCCAACGCAGCGACGATGTTCATCGGGCTGAAGGATTGGGATCAGCGTACAACGCCGGACGTCCAGCAAATGCCATTGATCGGACAACTCTCTCAAAAGTTTGGTGCAATCAAAGATGCCTTTATCCTGGTCATCCCACCACCTGCTATCCAGGGATTGGGAACCAGCGGTGGTTTTGAAATGCAAGTCGAGGATCGTGGAGGAGCGGGGCTCCTGCAATTGCAATCGGCCGTCAATGAGTTGCTGGCAGCGGCGGCGGAGGACCCCCAGCTACAAAGAGTCAACTCGACTTTCCGAGCCGGTGTCCCACAGTTGTATGCCGATGTGAATCGCGAAAAAGTAATCAGTATGCAAGTCCCGCTTGGCGATGTTTTCACAACCCTGCAAGCTGCATTGGGCTCTGCTTACGTGAACGATTTCAATAAGTTTGGACGCACCTATCGCGTCACACTGCAGGCGGACGGTCCCTTTCGAGACGAAGTTGATGATGTGCGTCGATTGAACG from Stieleria varia carries:
- a CDS encoding ligase-associated DNA damage response exonuclease gives rise to the protein MNELLQTTKRGLYCAAGDFYVDPRMPVDRAVVTHAHTDHARWGCRRYLAAKPSEHLLRMRMNDDAEFEFLEYGSSVTINGVGVSFHPAGHMLGSAQVRLEYRGRVAVISGDYKLGADPTCESWQPVKCDLFVTESTFGLPVYRWQPDQEITDSINAWWRESRDAGKCCVLYGYAVGKSQRLLACLDPSIGPIYTHGAVEKGTQAYRDTGVSMPQTTHVGSIAGKQDWKGAMVVAVPSAHGTPWMRKFGRVSTAMASGWMAVRGARRRRSVDRGFVMSDHVDWPSLLAAIQECDPETVWVTHGYSAAVARYLMENGRDAKVIDSNLRTEEDT
- a CDS encoding ATP-dependent DNA ligase; this encodes MLRFTQLYDAIDSTTKTNEKVAALERYFAASPADDAAWATYFLSGNKLRQLVPTKLLRIWAAEEAGIPDWLLDESYHAVGDLAETLSLVVPPGHTNDDASLTHWIEQRLMPLRSLDEVAQRAAVTLIWKQTPARMRLVVMKLITGAFRVGVSKRLVTRAIAAQSGISADVVSHRLMGNWKPTPDFYQRLVDPDVQDTVASQPYPFCLAHPIDIQQGPQTLGSCHDYFAEWKWDGIRGQLIRRSKQTFIWSRGEELMENRWPEIESAAEALSDGTVLDGEILAALPDGEVLPFAQLQRRINRKTVGKKLLSEVPVVFHAFDLLEHNGENTRALPLLERRARLESLLSAIEHPHLRITQLIKGDSWDDWAAIRETSREMNTEGLMLKRKDSVYDVGRVRGTWWKWKVAPYCIDAVLIYAQKGHGKRASLYTDYTFALWDGDLLVPVAKAYSGLDDKEIQQVDRFIRQNTKESFGPVRSVTPQLVMEIAFEGLQKSTRHKSGIATRFPRIARWRHDKKPADANTLQDLLALLP
- a CDS encoding ligase-associated DNA damage response DEXH box helicase; translation: MPTETKPPTPVQIVDRYFESTGRKPFRFQRDAWRAYQNGHSGLVHSATGTGKTLAVWIGPLLKWIRENPDRSQWNPKHPPPLKVLWVTPLRALAGDTENSLRQPLDALEIPWRLESRTGDSKASVKARQLKRLPTAMITTPESLSLMLTHEKLLSQLSGLEAVVVDEWHELLGTKRGVQTELALARLRRLNPLLRTWGVSATLGNLDQALESLVGLNPPTESQIVRGYTKKKLKLESVIPKRVDRFPWSGHIGTKMVPQVAELIESVNSTLVFANTRSQTEIWYQQILQQRPEWAGQIAIHHGSLDTSVRRWVEDGLRNGSLRAVVCTSSLDLGVDFTAVDLVVQIGSPKGAARLLQRAGRSGHQPDAISRLAFVPTNAIELIELAAAQDAIKAGHLEARPMLNQPLDVLAQHAITVAIGGGFESRELLDEIRTTVAYQTVTDQEWQWVLDFVVRGGNSLTAYPDFHCVKIVDGRYQLTDRRMITNHRMNIGTIVSDAAMQVKFQKGKTLGTAEESFLSKLNAGDRFLFAGRLVSMLRIRDNVAYVKLAKGKPDTVPRWMGGRMPLSTELSAALREKISEAAEGKLIGREMKSLRGLLELQQRWSSIPKSDELLIEKIKTRDGYQIFVFPFEGRLVHEGLAALLAYRISRFKATSFSMACNDHGFVLQSPHDIDIATAISRGVLRTKDLIDDILQCMNSTEMAKRQFRQIARVAGLIQPGYPGQRKTASHLQASSNLFFDVFTQYDPENLLLVQSRREVLDFQLEANRMRSALQRISDSRIVIEMPERVTPLAFPLLVDKLRERVSSETLADRIARMQAELEQAASA
- the pdeM gene encoding ligase-associated DNA damage response endonuclease PdeM gives rise to the protein MPDSIDIQLADNTFTLYADRGLFWPAQSILFVADTHFGKEATFRRGGIPVPVGTTDATLATIARMLHRTNANRLCVLGDMFHAKSSIAAHVCESLLRFFEQFHNVEVMLVRGNHDLRVGALPISWPITVIDPGIRIRNVALGHHPADREAEFPSACELYLCGHIHPAIQVSSRIDRLGKRPCFWHSRGQVVLPAIGDFTGTHVIKPSAGDTTWVVAENEIFRHPCHRR